The Penaeus chinensis breed Huanghai No. 1 chromosome 16, ASM1920278v2, whole genome shotgun sequence genome window below encodes:
- the LOC125033481 gene encoding uncharacterized protein LOC125033481: MKMLNMLENITKIISTWLLVCTAPLTFVFADHPCQVMSSPRHAPTALTVKTGSSSITLWVRGVGTHPRQDSDVVTFRISPNYCNETETMVRMSTDLQRWIPLCIPVQSKPGDSVNVSCSADIDTIWSTCKLSPYSPTDSCSSMSPCLTSDLPEGFNIYLLTFGGSLTLLLLVLIFSLYVCLVHLSNKLVQGDHRVTMSMFEPSRAMCSESESEPHNAQSVQPTPVNGLDSTLEKAEDVNETGDVYGNPGFTSLTLTRRKAAHDSENSLYEVETGDTDFTITSENSLYDATTKPLEYYQ, encoded by the exons ACCATCCTTGCCAAGTAATGTCTTCGCCCCGACACGCCCCAACCGCCCTTACAGTGAAGACCGGCAGTAGCTCCATCACACTGTGGGTTAGGGGCGTCGGGACACACCCCCGGCAGGATAGCGACGTGGTTACCTTTCGCATAAGTCCTAACTACTGTAACGAGACGGAGACTATGGTTAGGATGAGCACCGATCTGCAGAGGTGGATCCCTCTTTGTATACCAGTG CAATCCAAACCAGGGGATTCTGTGAACGTCAGCTGTAGTGCAGACATAGACACAATCTGGTCTACATGTAAGCTATCACCGTATTCAC CAACCGACTCGTGTTCGTCTATGTCACCCTGCCTGACCTCTGACCTGCCAGAAGGGTTCAACATCTACCTGTTAACTTTCGGTGGTTCTCTCACCCTCCTGCTTCtcgtcctcatcttctccctctacgTCTGCTTAGTGCACCTGTCCAACAAGCTAGTACAAGGAG ATCACCGGGTGACCATGTCAATGTTCGAACCATCAAGGGCTATGtgcagcgagagtgagagtgaaccaCACAACGCCCAGTCAGTTCAGCCGACGCCAGTCAACGGCTTAGACTCCACGCTAGAAAAGGCGGAAGACGTGAATGAAACTGGCGATGTATATGGCAATCCGGGCTTCACCTCGTTGACTTTAACCAGGCGAAAAGCAGCCCATGACAGCGAGAACAGCTTGTACGAGGTAGAAACTGGCGATACAGACTTCACTATCACCAGCGAGAACAGCTTGTACGATGCAACCACCAAGCCGCTAGAGTATTATCAGTAA